Proteins co-encoded in one Candidatus Thiodictyon syntrophicum genomic window:
- the pilV gene encoding type IV pilus modification protein PilV: MINMSIVPANLGCGTPVAAFGATVTGASTRCCARQRRFPAPRRLLDASRDSCCLAARHAPRRPSTGNGPRGRWRSPVRGFSLVEILVAVIVLAVGLLGMAGLQMSVLRANDSARLRTVATHAAYDLVDRLRADPSRVLGKGGLATALIGTTCASTPTLRWQRDFCAFALPPPLTPGVTNALEVDCNNTSTTSGCGSGNCEIVIRWDDSRGDPKNLTPHNTAFRFCTRLPAF; encoded by the coding sequence ATGATCAACATGTCGATTGTTCCGGCGAATTTGGGTTGCGGCACCCCCGTGGCGGCGTTCGGCGCGACGGTTACCGGCGCCTCGACCCGCTGCTGTGCGCGGCAACGCCGATTCCCCGCGCCGCGGCGCCTGCTTGATGCCTCGCGTGACTCATGTTGTCTGGCCGCCCGCCACGCGCCGCGTCGCCCGAGCACAGGCAACGGGCCGCGGGGCCGCTGGCGCTCCCCCGTGCGCGGCTTCTCGCTCGTCGAGATTCTGGTCGCCGTCATCGTGCTTGCCGTGGGTCTGCTCGGTATGGCCGGTCTGCAGATGTCCGTATTGAGGGCCAATGACAGTGCCCGGCTCCGCACCGTCGCCACGCACGCCGCATACGACTTGGTGGATCGGCTGCGTGCGGACCCGTCCCGGGTCCTCGGCAAGGGGGGGCTGGCCACGGCCCTGATCGGGACGACCTGCGCAAGCACGCCCACCCTGCGCTGGCAACGCGATTTTTGCGCCTTCGCTCTACCGCCGCCGCTGACCCCCGGCGTTACCAATGCGCTGGAAGTCGACTGCAATAACACAAGCACCACCAGCGGGTGCGGCAGCGGCAATTGCGAAATCGTGATCCGCTGGGACGACTCGAGGGGCGACCCGAAAAATCTGACGCCGCACAATACCGCCTTTAGGTTCTGTACCCGCCTGCCCGCGTTTTAG
- a CDS encoding aspartate kinase, producing the protein MALIVQKYGGTSVGSSERIRAVAQRVKRARDQGHQVVVVVSAMSGETDRLIGLAKQIQERPVPRELDVLLSTGEQVTIALLAMALDALDCPARSYTGAQVHILTDSAYNKARIHDIDAVRVRADLDAGRVVVIAGFQGIDAAGNITTLGRGGSDTSAVAVAAALKADECQIYTDVDGVYTTDPRVEPKARKLDRITFEEMLEMASLGSKVLQIRAVEFAGKYKVPLRVLSSFDEGAGTLITFEEDTVEDAKIAGIAFSRDEAKLTVLGVPDQPGVAHKILGPIAAANIEVDMIVQNIAPDETTTDFTFTVHRNDYERALEILQGTAATLAARQVLGDAQIVKISLVGVGMRNHAGIASQMFGALAREGINIRMISTSEIKISVVVDQKYLELGVRALHDAFGLARPPQAARS; encoded by the coding sequence ATGGCATTGATCGTACAGAAATACGGCGGCACCTCCGTCGGCAGCAGCGAGCGCATCCGCGCCGTCGCGCAGCGTGTCAAACGCGCCCGCGACCAGGGCCATCAGGTCGTCGTGGTCGTTTCCGCCATGTCCGGGGAGACCGACCGGCTGATCGGGCTCGCCAAACAGATCCAGGAGCGCCCAGTCCCGCGGGAGTTGGACGTGCTGCTGTCCACCGGCGAGCAGGTCACCATCGCCCTGCTCGCCATGGCCCTGGACGCCCTCGACTGCCCGGCCCGCTCCTACACCGGGGCCCAGGTCCACATCCTGACCGACAGTGCCTACAACAAGGCGCGTATCCACGACATCGACGCCGTGCGGGTGCGGGCGGACCTTGATGCCGGGCGGGTGGTGGTCATCGCCGGCTTCCAGGGCATCGACGCCGCGGGCAATATCACCACGCTGGGGCGCGGCGGCTCGGACACCTCCGCCGTCGCCGTCGCCGCCGCCCTCAAGGCCGACGAGTGCCAGATCTACACCGACGTGGACGGGGTCTATACCACCGACCCACGGGTCGAGCCCAAGGCGCGCAAGCTCGACCGCATTACCTTTGAGGAAATGCTGGAAATGGCGAGCCTGGGCTCCAAGGTGCTGCAGATCCGCGCCGTGGAATTCGCGGGCAAATATAAGGTCCCATTGCGCGTGCTCTCCAGTTTCGACGAGGGCGCGGGCACCCTGATCACATTCGAGGAAGATACCGTGGAAGACGCCAAGATCGCCGGCATCGCGTTCAGCCGCGACGAGGCCAAGCTGACCGTACTCGGGGTGCCGGACCAGCCTGGGGTGGCCCACAAGATCCTGGGGCCGATCGCCGCGGCGAATATCGAGGTCGACATGATCGTCCAGAATATCGCCCCGGACGAGACCACCACCGATTTCACCTTCACGGTCCACCGAAACGATTATGAACGCGCCCTGGAGATCCTCCAGGGCACGGCCGCCACCCTGGCGGCGCGCCAGGTCCTGGGGGACGCGCAGATCGTGAAGATATCCCTGGTAGGCGTGGGGATGCGCAACCATGCCGGGATTGCCAGCCAGATGTTCGGTGCCCTCGCCCGCGAGGGGATCAACATCCGCATGATCTCCACCTCGGAGATCAAGATCTCGGTCGTGGTCGATCAAAAATACCTGGAGCTCGGGGTGCGCGCCCTGCACGACGCCTTCGGACTCGCGCGCCCACCGCAGGCCGCCCGGTCTTGA
- the csrA gene encoding carbon storage regulator CsrA: MLILTRRVGETLMIGDEVTVTVLGVKGNQVRIGVNAPRDVAVHREEIYERIKREQAEAHGAGAGPETDTQAQDPEPE, from the coding sequence ATGTTGATCTTGACTCGTCGCGTGGGCGAGACCCTCATGATTGGTGACGAAGTCACCGTTACAGTCCTTGGCGTCAAGGGCAACCAGGTGCGTATCGGCGTCAACGCCCCGCGCGATGTCGCCGTGCACCGCGAGGAAATCTACGAGCGCATCAAGCGCGAGCAGGCAGAGGCCCATGGGGCCGGGGCCGGTCCCGAGACTGACACCCAGGCTCAGGACCCTGAGCCGGAGTAA